In a single window of the Arachis hypogaea cultivar Tifrunner chromosome 6, arahy.Tifrunner.gnm2.J5K5, whole genome shotgun sequence genome:
- the LOC112755753 gene encoding homeobox protein knotted-1-like 3 isoform X2, whose amino-acid sequence MAYHNHNPLSVSDSHDDLPLHHFTHQSNTFPSSPPHPNSKPNSDPLQTTAPSWLNNALLRTNFTDTTNTTATSNANNTNANSNFLNLHTASDSAASQPSPWLDATGVNFEPVDLKTGIANAKGDVTAAVVGDGGGGDGGGGGMVNWQVGRWKAEILAHPLYEQLLSAHVACLRIATPVDQLPRIDAQLAQSQNVVSKYSAFGHGVGDDKELDQFMVTLPLTVLKSTSHYVLLLCSFKEQLQQHVRVHAMEAVMACWEIEQSLQSLTGVSPGEGTGATMSDDEDDQVDSEANLFDGSLDGTDSMGFGPLIPTENERSLMERVRQELKHELKNGYKEKIVDIREEILRKRRAGKLPGDTTSVLKAWWQSHSKWPYPTEEDKARLVQETGLQLKQINNWFINQRKRNWHSNPSSSTVLKSKRKRYFLN is encoded by the exons atggCTTACCACAACCACAACCCTCTCTCTGTCTCTGACTCACACGACGACCTTCCTCTTCACCATTTCACCCACCAATCCAACACCTTCCCTTCCTCTCCTCCCCACCCTAACTCCAAACCTAACTCCGATCCTCTCCAAACCACCGCTCCCAGCTGGCTCAACAACGCACTCCTCCGAACCAACTTCACCGACACCACCAACACCACCGCCACTTCCAACGCTAATAACACCAACGCCAACTCCAATTTCCTCAATCTCCACACGGCCTCCGACTCCGCCGCATCCCAGCCATCTCCGTGGCTCGACGCTACCGGTGTCAACTTCGAACCGGTCGATTTGAAGACCGGAATTGCCAACGCCAAGGGGGACGTGACGGCCGCCGTCGTCGGAGATGGTGGCGGAGGTGACGGCGGAGGAGGAGGGATGGTGAATTGGCAGGTTGGAAGATGGAAGGCGGAGATACTGGCGCACCCTCTGTACGAACAGCTGCTGTCGGCACACGTGGCGTGCCTGAGGATCGCCACGCCGGTGGACCAGCTGCCGAGGATCGACGCACAGCTGGCACAGTCACAGAATGTAGTCTCCAAGTACTCTGCCTTCGGCCATGGCGTTGGAGATGACAAAGAACTCGACCAGTTCATGGTAACTCTCCCTCTCACTGTTTTGAAGAGTACG TCGCACTACGTTTTGCTTCTTTGCTCCTTCAAAGAACAATTGCAGCAGCATGTCCGCGTCCACGCAATGGAAGCAGTAATGGCTTGTTGGGAGATCGAGCAATCCTTACAAAGTTTAACAG GAGTTTCACCCGGAGAAGGTACAGGGGCTACAATGTCCGACGACGAAGATGATCAAGTTGATAGTGAGGCCAATCTGTTTGACGGTAGTTTGGATGGAACAGATAGCATGGGGTTTGGCCCTCTTATTCCGACAGAGAACGAGAGGTCCCTCATGGAGCGTGTAAGACAAGAATTAAAGCATGAATTGAAAAAT GGTTACAAGGAGAAAATTGTTGACATAAGAGAAGAAATTTTGCGCAAGAGACGGGCAGGAAAACTCCCCGGCGACACGACCTCTGTCCTTAAAGCTTGGTGGCAATCCCATTCCAAATGGCCTTACCCCACA GAGGAAGATAAGGCAAGGCTGGTGCAGGAAACTGGTCTGCAATTAAAGCAGATTAATAATTGGTTTATCAATCAGAGGAAGAGGAATTGGCACAGCAATCCTTCTTCTTCTACTGTCTTGAAGAGCAAGCGCAAAAggtattttcttaattaa
- the LOC112755753 gene encoding homeobox protein knotted-1-like 3 isoform X4 — protein sequence MAYHNHNPLSVSDSHDDLPLHHFTHQSNTFPSSPPHPNSKPNSDPLQTTAPSWLNNALLRTNFTDTTNTTATSNANNTNANSNFLNLHTASDSAASQPSPWLDATGVNFEPVDLKTGIANAKGDVTAAVVGDGGGGDGGGGGMVNWQVGRWKAEILAHPLYEQLLSAHVACLRIATPVDQLPRIDAQLAQSQNVVSKYSAFGHGVGDDKELDQFMVTLPLTVLKSTSHYVLLLCSFKEQLQQHVRVHAMEAVMACWEIEQSLQSLTGVSPGEGTGATMSDDEDDQVDSEANLFDGSLDGTDSMGFGPLIPTENERSLMERVRQELKHELKNGYKEKIVDIREEILRKRRAGKLPGDTTSVLKAWWQSHSKWPYPTEEDKARLVQETGLQLKQINNWFINQRKRNWHSNPSSSTVLKSKRKR from the exons atggCTTACCACAACCACAACCCTCTCTCTGTCTCTGACTCACACGACGACCTTCCTCTTCACCATTTCACCCACCAATCCAACACCTTCCCTTCCTCTCCTCCCCACCCTAACTCCAAACCTAACTCCGATCCTCTCCAAACCACCGCTCCCAGCTGGCTCAACAACGCACTCCTCCGAACCAACTTCACCGACACCACCAACACCACCGCCACTTCCAACGCTAATAACACCAACGCCAACTCCAATTTCCTCAATCTCCACACGGCCTCCGACTCCGCCGCATCCCAGCCATCTCCGTGGCTCGACGCTACCGGTGTCAACTTCGAACCGGTCGATTTGAAGACCGGAATTGCCAACGCCAAGGGGGACGTGACGGCCGCCGTCGTCGGAGATGGTGGCGGAGGTGACGGCGGAGGAGGAGGGATGGTGAATTGGCAGGTTGGAAGATGGAAGGCGGAGATACTGGCGCACCCTCTGTACGAACAGCTGCTGTCGGCACACGTGGCGTGCCTGAGGATCGCCACGCCGGTGGACCAGCTGCCGAGGATCGACGCACAGCTGGCACAGTCACAGAATGTAGTCTCCAAGTACTCTGCCTTCGGCCATGGCGTTGGAGATGACAAAGAACTCGACCAGTTCATGGTAACTCTCCCTCTCACTGTTTTGAAGAGTACG TCGCACTACGTTTTGCTTCTTTGCTCCTTCAAAGAACAATTGCAGCAGCATGTCCGCGTCCACGCAATGGAAGCAGTAATGGCTTGTTGGGAGATCGAGCAATCCTTACAAAGTTTAACAG GAGTTTCACCCGGAGAAGGTACAGGGGCTACAATGTCCGACGACGAAGATGATCAAGTTGATAGTGAGGCCAATCTGTTTGACGGTAGTTTGGATGGAACAGATAGCATGGGGTTTGGCCCTCTTATTCCGACAGAGAACGAGAGGTCCCTCATGGAGCGTGTAAGACAAGAATTAAAGCATGAATTGAAAAAT GGTTACAAGGAGAAAATTGTTGACATAAGAGAAGAAATTTTGCGCAAGAGACGGGCAGGAAAACTCCCCGGCGACACGACCTCTGTCCTTAAAGCTTGGTGGCAATCCCATTCCAAATGGCCTTACCCCACA GAGGAAGATAAGGCAAGGCTGGTGCAGGAAACTGGTCTGCAATTAAAGCAGATTAATAATTGGTTTATCAATCAGAGGAAGAGGAATTGGCACAGCAATCCTTCTTCTTCTACTGTCTTGAAGAGCAAGCGCAAAAg GTGA
- the LOC112755753 gene encoding homeobox protein knotted-1-like 3 isoform X5, which produces MAYHNHNPLSVSDSHDDLPLHHFTHQSNTFPSSPPHPNSKPNSDPLQTTAPSWLNNALLRTNFTDTTNTTATSNANNTNANSNFLNLHTASDSAASQPSPWLDATGVNFEPVDLKTGIANAKGDVTAAVVGDGGGGDGGGGGMVNWQVGRWKAEILAHPLYEQLLSAHVACLRIATPVDQLPRIDAQLAQSQNVVSKYSAFGHGVGDDKELDQFMSHYVLLLCSFKEQLQQHVRVHAMEAVMACWEIEQSLQSLTGVSPGEGTGATMSDDEDDQVDSEANLFDGSLDGTDSMGFGPLIPTENERSLMERVRQELKHELKNGYKEKIVDIREEILRKRRAGKLPGDTTSVLKAWWQSHSKWPYPTEEDKARLVQETGLQLKQINNWFINQRKRNWHSNPSSSTVLKSKRKR; this is translated from the exons atggCTTACCACAACCACAACCCTCTCTCTGTCTCTGACTCACACGACGACCTTCCTCTTCACCATTTCACCCACCAATCCAACACCTTCCCTTCCTCTCCTCCCCACCCTAACTCCAAACCTAACTCCGATCCTCTCCAAACCACCGCTCCCAGCTGGCTCAACAACGCACTCCTCCGAACCAACTTCACCGACACCACCAACACCACCGCCACTTCCAACGCTAATAACACCAACGCCAACTCCAATTTCCTCAATCTCCACACGGCCTCCGACTCCGCCGCATCCCAGCCATCTCCGTGGCTCGACGCTACCGGTGTCAACTTCGAACCGGTCGATTTGAAGACCGGAATTGCCAACGCCAAGGGGGACGTGACGGCCGCCGTCGTCGGAGATGGTGGCGGAGGTGACGGCGGAGGAGGAGGGATGGTGAATTGGCAGGTTGGAAGATGGAAGGCGGAGATACTGGCGCACCCTCTGTACGAACAGCTGCTGTCGGCACACGTGGCGTGCCTGAGGATCGCCACGCCGGTGGACCAGCTGCCGAGGATCGACGCACAGCTGGCACAGTCACAGAATGTAGTCTCCAAGTACTCTGCCTTCGGCCATGGCGTTGGAGATGACAAAGAACTCGACCAGTTCATG TCGCACTACGTTTTGCTTCTTTGCTCCTTCAAAGAACAATTGCAGCAGCATGTCCGCGTCCACGCAATGGAAGCAGTAATGGCTTGTTGGGAGATCGAGCAATCCTTACAAAGTTTAACAG GAGTTTCACCCGGAGAAGGTACAGGGGCTACAATGTCCGACGACGAAGATGATCAAGTTGATAGTGAGGCCAATCTGTTTGACGGTAGTTTGGATGGAACAGATAGCATGGGGTTTGGCCCTCTTATTCCGACAGAGAACGAGAGGTCCCTCATGGAGCGTGTAAGACAAGAATTAAAGCATGAATTGAAAAAT GGTTACAAGGAGAAAATTGTTGACATAAGAGAAGAAATTTTGCGCAAGAGACGGGCAGGAAAACTCCCCGGCGACACGACCTCTGTCCTTAAAGCTTGGTGGCAATCCCATTCCAAATGGCCTTACCCCACA GAGGAAGATAAGGCAAGGCTGGTGCAGGAAACTGGTCTGCAATTAAAGCAGATTAATAATTGGTTTATCAATCAGAGGAAGAGGAATTGGCACAGCAATCCTTCTTCTTCTACTGTCTTGAAGAGCAAGCGCAAAAg GTGA
- the LOC112755753 gene encoding homeobox protein knotted-1-like 2 isoform X3, which translates to MAYHNHNPLSVSDSHDDLPLHHFTHQSNTFPSSPPHPNSKPNSDPLQTTAPSWLNNALLRTNFTDTTNTTATSNANNTNANSNFLNLHTASDSAASQPSPWLDATGVNFEPVDLKTGIANAKGDVTAAVVGDGGGGDGGGGGMVNWQVGRWKAEILAHPLYEQLLSAHVACLRIATPVDQLPRIDAQLAQSQNVVSKYSAFGHGVGDDKELDQFMSHYVLLLCSFKEQLQQHVRVHAMEAVMACWEIEQSLQSLTGVSPGEGTGATMSDDEDDQVDSEANLFDGSLDGTDSMGFGPLIPTENERSLMERVRQELKHELKNGYKEKIVDIREEILRKRRAGKLPGDTTSVLKAWWQSHSKWPYPTEEDKARLVQETGLQLKQINNWFINQRKRNWHSNPSSSTVLKSKRKRNNAGDNNADRYM; encoded by the exons atggCTTACCACAACCACAACCCTCTCTCTGTCTCTGACTCACACGACGACCTTCCTCTTCACCATTTCACCCACCAATCCAACACCTTCCCTTCCTCTCCTCCCCACCCTAACTCCAAACCTAACTCCGATCCTCTCCAAACCACCGCTCCCAGCTGGCTCAACAACGCACTCCTCCGAACCAACTTCACCGACACCACCAACACCACCGCCACTTCCAACGCTAATAACACCAACGCCAACTCCAATTTCCTCAATCTCCACACGGCCTCCGACTCCGCCGCATCCCAGCCATCTCCGTGGCTCGACGCTACCGGTGTCAACTTCGAACCGGTCGATTTGAAGACCGGAATTGCCAACGCCAAGGGGGACGTGACGGCCGCCGTCGTCGGAGATGGTGGCGGAGGTGACGGCGGAGGAGGAGGGATGGTGAATTGGCAGGTTGGAAGATGGAAGGCGGAGATACTGGCGCACCCTCTGTACGAACAGCTGCTGTCGGCACACGTGGCGTGCCTGAGGATCGCCACGCCGGTGGACCAGCTGCCGAGGATCGACGCACAGCTGGCACAGTCACAGAATGTAGTCTCCAAGTACTCTGCCTTCGGCCATGGCGTTGGAGATGACAAAGAACTCGACCAGTTCATG TCGCACTACGTTTTGCTTCTTTGCTCCTTCAAAGAACAATTGCAGCAGCATGTCCGCGTCCACGCAATGGAAGCAGTAATGGCTTGTTGGGAGATCGAGCAATCCTTACAAAGTTTAACAG GAGTTTCACCCGGAGAAGGTACAGGGGCTACAATGTCCGACGACGAAGATGATCAAGTTGATAGTGAGGCCAATCTGTTTGACGGTAGTTTGGATGGAACAGATAGCATGGGGTTTGGCCCTCTTATTCCGACAGAGAACGAGAGGTCCCTCATGGAGCGTGTAAGACAAGAATTAAAGCATGAATTGAAAAAT GGTTACAAGGAGAAAATTGTTGACATAAGAGAAGAAATTTTGCGCAAGAGACGGGCAGGAAAACTCCCCGGCGACACGACCTCTGTCCTTAAAGCTTGGTGGCAATCCCATTCCAAATGGCCTTACCCCACA GAGGAAGATAAGGCAAGGCTGGTGCAGGAAACTGGTCTGCAATTAAAGCAGATTAATAATTGGTTTATCAATCAGAGGAAGAGGAATTGGCACAGCAATCCTTCTTCTTCTACTGTCTTGAAGAGCAAGCGCAAAAg AAACAATGCAGGTGATAACAATGCTGATCGGTATATGTAA
- the LOC112755753 gene encoding homeobox protein knotted-1-like 2 isoform X1 codes for MAYHNHNPLSVSDSHDDLPLHHFTHQSNTFPSSPPHPNSKPNSDPLQTTAPSWLNNALLRTNFTDTTNTTATSNANNTNANSNFLNLHTASDSAASQPSPWLDATGVNFEPVDLKTGIANAKGDVTAAVVGDGGGGDGGGGGMVNWQVGRWKAEILAHPLYEQLLSAHVACLRIATPVDQLPRIDAQLAQSQNVVSKYSAFGHGVGDDKELDQFMVTLPLTVLKSTSHYVLLLCSFKEQLQQHVRVHAMEAVMACWEIEQSLQSLTGVSPGEGTGATMSDDEDDQVDSEANLFDGSLDGTDSMGFGPLIPTENERSLMERVRQELKHELKNGYKEKIVDIREEILRKRRAGKLPGDTTSVLKAWWQSHSKWPYPTEEDKARLVQETGLQLKQINNWFINQRKRNWHSNPSSSTVLKSKRKRNNAGDNNADRYM; via the exons atggCTTACCACAACCACAACCCTCTCTCTGTCTCTGACTCACACGACGACCTTCCTCTTCACCATTTCACCCACCAATCCAACACCTTCCCTTCCTCTCCTCCCCACCCTAACTCCAAACCTAACTCCGATCCTCTCCAAACCACCGCTCCCAGCTGGCTCAACAACGCACTCCTCCGAACCAACTTCACCGACACCACCAACACCACCGCCACTTCCAACGCTAATAACACCAACGCCAACTCCAATTTCCTCAATCTCCACACGGCCTCCGACTCCGCCGCATCCCAGCCATCTCCGTGGCTCGACGCTACCGGTGTCAACTTCGAACCGGTCGATTTGAAGACCGGAATTGCCAACGCCAAGGGGGACGTGACGGCCGCCGTCGTCGGAGATGGTGGCGGAGGTGACGGCGGAGGAGGAGGGATGGTGAATTGGCAGGTTGGAAGATGGAAGGCGGAGATACTGGCGCACCCTCTGTACGAACAGCTGCTGTCGGCACACGTGGCGTGCCTGAGGATCGCCACGCCGGTGGACCAGCTGCCGAGGATCGACGCACAGCTGGCACAGTCACAGAATGTAGTCTCCAAGTACTCTGCCTTCGGCCATGGCGTTGGAGATGACAAAGAACTCGACCAGTTCATGGTAACTCTCCCTCTCACTGTTTTGAAGAGTACG TCGCACTACGTTTTGCTTCTTTGCTCCTTCAAAGAACAATTGCAGCAGCATGTCCGCGTCCACGCAATGGAAGCAGTAATGGCTTGTTGGGAGATCGAGCAATCCTTACAAAGTTTAACAG GAGTTTCACCCGGAGAAGGTACAGGGGCTACAATGTCCGACGACGAAGATGATCAAGTTGATAGTGAGGCCAATCTGTTTGACGGTAGTTTGGATGGAACAGATAGCATGGGGTTTGGCCCTCTTATTCCGACAGAGAACGAGAGGTCCCTCATGGAGCGTGTAAGACAAGAATTAAAGCATGAATTGAAAAAT GGTTACAAGGAGAAAATTGTTGACATAAGAGAAGAAATTTTGCGCAAGAGACGGGCAGGAAAACTCCCCGGCGACACGACCTCTGTCCTTAAAGCTTGGTGGCAATCCCATTCCAAATGGCCTTACCCCACA GAGGAAGATAAGGCAAGGCTGGTGCAGGAAACTGGTCTGCAATTAAAGCAGATTAATAATTGGTTTATCAATCAGAGGAAGAGGAATTGGCACAGCAATCCTTCTTCTTCTACTGTCTTGAAGAGCAAGCGCAAAAg AAACAATGCAGGTGATAACAATGCTGATCGGTATATGTAA